catttatttttatgtgtgtggtttttttgtttctttttttttttgttcagaaagaCTTTCtataaatttttctttatgttcctATATCAAGCTGTGAGTtcaaaattgtttcattttggtgCTACAGTGATAGCATTATTGTCTTCGAGGAcataaggaaggaaggaatcaTGTCTTCCTATGCATATTGGTGCAAGGGTTGCTGTTGAATGTATATAGTAAAAGAGAAAACCTGAAATATGACTGAGCAGATATAGTGCTGATTCGTACTTTGTATGTTGCTTGGGAGAATGTGGTTTTGATTtacaaaggattttattttttaactacttTCGGGAGGCTTTGTTGGTGTAATATTCTTGTGGCTTTCTCTGTAGAAATACAGATTTGGCTTGCATGTACTTGTATGTctgatgttttgatttttcttttgctttaaaagtttgCATTTAGTTACAATTCCACCAGCTAGAATCTGCTGTTACAAGAGCTCAGTCACTTGGCTGAAGCTGTGTTTTTGTGCAAATGTGATTGACTTgtctcattttatatttcactGGACTGTTGCCCAGATTTCTCCCTTCTGTTACACATAGACTTCCCCAAACTCCTGATGCCTCCTCAGCCCCTCCATGCAGTATGGGCCAAGACATTCTCTCACACTTTTGTCATAGCCCCATTTAGGAATAATCATCAATAGTTGTTGTCAGCAGCGGCATATGGGCTCCATGGAGTCTTTTATGGACGACTGTCCCCTACAGTGGTCCTGTGGTGTATTATTGACTTCAGACTGTCATTGGAGAATCACAGGTGCAGAAAGAGGGGCTGTAATCAGACTGCCTAACCTAGAAGCCGCACCTCCATCTGTCCATAGGCTGTGAGAGGCAGGGTCTGGTAGGGTCAACAGGAATTTCTCACTGTTTCCTTCAGTGCTGTACTGAAGTGTATACAGAAGTCTGAGAGCAGCCTTTAGTGACTTGGCTGAGGTCACAGGGAATGGGAGCCATGGCTTGAACTTGACAGAGGTATTTCCTTGCTCCTTGTTGTTCAGTTACTAATACAGTGTGCTCCTCATCCCTGCCTCGAGCTCCTATGTAATACAaggaatgcaaaataatttcagatttacTTCCTTTCACTTACTGCTGAACCAAGTTTAGCTATAGTCCCCATCTCACCCAAAATAGCTGTGTTAAAGGGAGAAgtcccttcccccagcccaaAATGTTTGACTTCAAAGATTAGTTCCGTGTACTGAGGGGTTTTACccacaggaaaaacagctttccatATAATTGGAGAAATGTGGGttagaaaaagcaagaaagcaaaccAACAAACATGCCTCTGAGATACAGTTTGCTAAGAGAAATCTGTCCCCCTCCCCCAGTCAAGCCCATTTTACTAACTTggcagaaaatactgaaaacagaattgttgATTCTTTGTTATCTGCAAAGTCCATCTGTTTTGTGCTAGCCTGTTTAACCTCCTAGGGTTACATTCCCAAGTTAATATGAAACAATTAGATTCAGATTAAAGCAGGATCCCAGAAGACAAAAAGGCTGAATAGATAATGTCAAAGAAGAACAATGAATGAAAAAGCTTGTTGCAAGACAACAGAATTGGGAAAAGTCTCTTCATGGGAACAGAGTCTCTGAAGCAGCGTAGAGTCCCAGGAGCAGCATCCAGGTTGTGACCTTCCGTGCCTTTCTGGCAGTGGTCTGTGAGGCAAGCCTTCGTTGGTTTGTCATAAGCAGGTGTCTTTGTTGGAGATAAAGCCTCACATGCTAAGTTTTGACAGGCACTGGAAACTCTCCTAGCACCTCCATAACTTCAGCTCACCTGTGCAACGAGGAGCTTCAAATAAATGTCCTCCCTCTGTTTTAGTGAGAAGTGCTTAGCTCAGCGTGAGGGAGACCCCTACCCCCTCACACGTTACCTGTGAGAGAAGGTTCATCACTATTCAGAGTCCAGTTTCTTACTGCCTTTCTCCATAAAATAACAGGGGTAATCAGCTCctctcttttcttgttttacaggTATCTGTTTAATTTCCGGGGAGTGGCTGCAAGTTTCCGGTTGAAACACCTCTTCTTGTGTGGTTCGCTCGTCTTTCACGTTGGAGAAGAGTGGTTGGAGTTCTTCTACCCTCAGCTGAAGCCTTGGGTCCACTATGTCCCAGTCAGATCAGACCTCTCTGATGTCAGGTGTGAGACCCTAAGAGTGCTCAGTGGGGCATTGCATGCCATGGGAAAACACTGCTACAATTTATTTGGTTTGTATTACACTAGGAAGAGCCTCCACTGCTAGGCATCAGTCAAATGCTCTTGTAGgtcatgttttttctctttattaccACACCCAGAGAATCTTTTGCTTGTATTACTTACACAATACAGTTTCACTGGGGTATGTAGGTCTCGCGGcctcactgaaatcagcaggcACTACATACTTAAATATCTTTGCAAGTGGCCACTACAACACAGATAAGGGGAAGAGGACCATATTACTGGGCTAAAAATGTGTCAGCTCCTGGATTTCAAGCATGCTGTCCAGGGCTTACATGGAACAACTGGCAGTGACAGGTTTCTTCTGTGCACTGAAATGAGGAGCACCAATCCCTTGCTCAGCTCTAAATCTTTAATTTCATCCTCCACAATATATTAGCTAAGTTTAACAATAGTTCTCCACTGAACTAGTTGTTTcatagcatttttttgttgttgttattttaggGAGCTGTTGCAgtttgtaaaggaaaatgatAACATAGCACAAGAAATTGCAGAGAGGTAAGTTGTGTGTCCTTTCTGTCTGTGAAGCACTCTtatctaaaacattttcttaggCAGCTTTTGAAGGGGTTACCTGTCAAAGACAGCCTAGTATTAATAGGgtaaagtatatttttcttctgcaataaCAGCAGGAGGGTTGGAGAACTTAAAACAAGCAGGGGGAACTGGATAACAAGATTATATGTTTAGGTCTTTGGTTCAGATGTGACCCATATCAGGAACCCCACTGAAAGCCGTCAGAAGTTCAGAGCTTTCATCTCGGTGTAAAGCGAGTTGACCCCTGGGAACTGTGTCTGCGTTATAACTATTATATACCCAGGCTGGCAGGGACTGGCTTCTGAAGCAGCATGCATCACTGTTGCTCAGGCTGTATCTGATACGTGAAATCTGATATTTATTATCCCAGATAACAAATACCATCTTGAGGATAACAAAAGCACTGCAAGTGTCAGAGCTATGAGACTGAATGAAAGTTGTGAAATTGAAATAGACAGTACAGAGCAATGCATGttgtttctcatttgaaaaaaacagaggagtGAAAGTTGATATACATATAAAACAGAACCAAAGACTCTTGCAGGAACTGGAAATTGGTTCTGACTGTGCCTTGTGTGTCTCTAGGGGACGCCAATTCATCACTGAACACTTGCAGATGGAGGATGTCTCTTGCTACTGGGAGCATCTGTTGTCAGAATATTCCCAAGCCTTGACTTACAAagtgaaaaggaggaagaactACAGTGAGATCACTTCTGAATGGCTGAAAACAGAACTGTAGAGACTTCTCCGTTTTCCTCTTCAGCTCAAACTGATCTCTCTGGAAGTATGAAGATCGGTGTATCTTCTTTCTCGTTCTCAGATTTATTATCCTTTGTACTAAAACTACAGAGAACAGCAACAGGCTAACTTTAACATTGTTCCCATGCAGCCATGCAGTGGGACCCAGTTCTACTGTCGCCGTAAGAACATTAAGTAGAATGTTGGATTATGGCTATTTAGTGGCGTTGTTACGCTCATGCCTGGAAGAGCATAGTTAGCATTTGGGACTTTGTTACTACCTGTCTAAGAATGATCCTAAATCCCATTCAGTCAATGAGAAGCCTTTATGTTAAATTTACTGGACCTTTTGGTAGTATCCGCTACGCTCAACTGGGAGATGCACATCTATTTTTGGCAGTGGTCAGTGTTTTCTCATCTGTGTGATGACACTTGGGATATTAGGAGTTCTCTGACAGAAGCAGGTACTGGGATTTGGGGTAGCCTTTTTAGATAGCTTAGAGCTTACTTTTCTGATGTTTATGTCAGGTTTTTAAAGAGGTTGATGGCAAGGCTTTGATGGGCTGTTAAGAGGACAAATTATCCTTGCACAGATAAATTACCTACCTCATAGGAGAACGTCTGTTGATGATAATGTTACCACAGTACTTAGTCTGAGTAGCAGACAGCCAAGCAGCTGAGATAAGCAGTGTTTGTCCTCTGTTGAGGGGGCAATGAGGTGGATGCATGGCCGTGCAAAACCGAGCCCCTGTTAGCAAGCTCTCACCGGTCCGCTGGCCAGATGTCCTGGGACCCTTAAGAACCTAGAGAAAGTATACACAGAGGTAGATTCAGCtcttagttttttgttttgtttttgttttttccccagatgtTCACAGAttctctgctccttctgcagatccttctccccttctgcaatcttactgttgtttttctttttattgttttaaaggGGGTAACACCTCTGTTCACTTcatcattctcttttctttcacccAACTGTTATGTTCCTTTTCTGATCTTCCTCAGTCTGGTTGAGGGAATGTCTTCAATCACATAGTGGCAGCTACTCGttatattattcattttaagtTCAAGTCATAGGTTTCTCAGGCTAACTGTATTTATGCCAAGTACAGGCTGCTCAGCACATAAGGAGTGCAGTTTCTAAAATGCTCTGTTGTCCCTGAACTGAGAGGCCTGGTAGGAAGCGCACATTCTCTGGCATCTAGACAGGCTTAGTTTCTCCTACTTACTGTTTGCTCAGTAATGTCAAAGCCTTGCATTAAAACAAGTTTTCTAGTGGTGAAGAGCTAGACCGCTGCTTCCTAGCCTGTCTGGTCCCTTCCACTGTGAGCTGCTTGCCCTTATGCTTTGGGATCactgctcctgtgctgcagcttgtCTGTATCAGCAGGGTCAGAGCAACCACTGTCCCTGACATGTCCTTTGGATGTCAGTGGTCATCTGTCAGTTGAGCACAGTCCTTGGCACACCTGGCATATGGGTGCCCAAGTCTTCAGAAGCTGAAGCAAACTGCTCCCACTGGCCTAAGCCAACAGTAGAAACAGCGTGGCATCCCAGGTGAGCTCCCTTGCTTATGACGGGGCCCGACTCATGTCTTGGGAAACAGCACAGTAATAGAAGGGATGATTATAGCTCATACTTTTGTCTGTAGTCAGTTTGGATCAGAGAACACGCTACCAAGAACAATAATGCTGAGTACATACACAACACGTATGCATTCGGAGGcctcagcagcactgccaaCCCCTGGTACAGGGAAATAACTGCCAGACCTATTAGTCAagcaccagctgctggagcagctcacCACTTATGTGACCACTGGCTGGGTTCTCCCAGCgggcaaagaaaataaattagagtATTAAAATGGCTTGGTTTCTGAGGAAAAGAGTTGTATAAGAGTGGAAGgggttttctggttttgtattcTTAGCCAATGAAGAGACAGCAGCCTGAGAAACTGAAACAACAatgtatactttttttaaaccatttttaatgatgtgcttttggattaaaataaacaaaaatgaagtcttGTTGGATGCATCATTTCTTAATCAGAACTGTAAGAAAAGGTCTGGATAGCCCCCAGCTGTTTCACTGGAGAAGGTGAACCgtgtctttctgttttttcctcttcgGCAGTAATATGTAGGGTGTCTCAGTGGAATCTTACTTCTGTCCAAGTCACCACTGCAAGTCTTGGGTGATGTTGATTGAAAACTTTGTCTGGTCGACAGCTCGCACGGACCGGTCACTTCTCAGtgtgcttctttttttgctttactaGAACAGCCGTGACTAATTGATCCCTCTGTCTCCAGTCTTTGTAAACAGGATAAGGCCTGAAGTGGCAGGCAGGTCACTTCTAGAGGTGATGGGACCTCCATCAGGACTAGGATTTAGGTAAAGGATGGGGTGGGATGTGGAAGATGTTCTGAGAGTATAGTACTTGTATTGCAGTAGTGCTGGAGACCAACGCTCCTGAGTTACAAATACAAGAATTTGTAACCTCACAACCAGTTAAAGCTGTAAGAAACGAGTGGGCATAAACAAAAGCCGGCAAGAGGTTCAAAAAGCCATGGGCTGGATTTGAACGGCAGAAGTCTCAGCATGCCAGCCGGCTAACTTTTGGGGTCATCAGAGtttgaaaaatgctgtggaCGACAGGGACCATGCCCCAAAGGCAGCCACCGACAGCCCACCTGAACACGCAGCAGCGGCTCAGGCCCCGGGGACAGGCCGGCGGCTCCCTCACAGAGAAACAGCCGCCCTCGGGCCCTCCCCGGTTCCCTTTCCGCCGCcgcgggggcgggcggcagccCGGGGACAGCCGCGGGGAcagcgccgggccccgccgtgccccgccgggcgggcagggggcgctgccgccgccccgggAAGCGCCGCGGCCATGGCGGACGGGTTCGggcgcccggcgccgccgccgcagaCGGGCTGGGAGCGGCTCCGGGAGCTGTGGAGTCGCGAGTgagggacggggcggggggacgggggtggccccggggcggggggaacCTCTCCGggatggcggcggggcgggggggcgagGATTGTCCCGGTGCTGCCGCTCGGCCCCGGGTTGCCCGGGGGGGTGGTGGCGTgaccgtccctgggggtgttcaaggagaggttggacctggcgcttagggacatggcttagtgggtgacattggtggcagggggtggttggaccaggtgaccttGGAGGGCTTTCCCGACCCTAATGCTTCTGTGATTCGTGTCCTCGCAGCGATCAGCAGCAGTACCCGGAGGAGGTGGTGAACATCATCAAGTCGGCCTTCACTGGCGGCGTGGTCGGCTGGGTGTACGGTGGCGTGCCCGCCTTCCACCAGGCACGGAGGGCCTTCATCGAGCGCAGCCAGGGCGAGCTCTTCCAGAACCAAGCCGATGCGGTGGTACGGCACCTCGTGACCCCAGCCCCGGGAGATTTAACCCGGGGAACGGCACGGCTTGCCCCGAGGGATGCACTGGGCATCGCCCTGCCCTCACGGCATGCTCGTGGTCCCCTGCTTcctcaaggaaaggttgggcgTGGTGGCCAAAGCCAAAGCCAGACGGTGTTGGGCCACTTGGCTTGCCTCTTGCAGGCGCTGGCCCACAGAGCTAGACACGAAATACAGTCATTTAGAGATGGAAAGTCATCTCCAGCGCCCAGACGCTCTCAGGGCGCTCACTGCCTGCCCTTCCTCGTGGGCAGGCGGCGTGCTGGTTACCTgagttatttggaaaaaaaaatccttaaaaatctGCCTAATTTTACATCCATCCCTATTTGGATGGAATCCCTGACTTAGCTTTCTACACGGCATTGATATCAGGCTTTGCTCAGTCCTGAAGACTCTCCTGTGTATCTGCACCAGTGCTAAGCACTTACACCACAGTCACGGGAAATGagaatttattctctttcttgATATcaactgcaatatttttaatttttatgaagcttctttttattgcagcttttaaaaagcatcttATTGTCAAACTTATAAGTGCCCATGCTAAGCTGTAGAGCTTGATGGTCCACTAACATTTTAACACAGAGGGTTATTATTTacgtatttaaaatatatcaactcataataattaaaaactagTTTCTAGTTTGTCCCCTCTTCTCTGTTCCTCTCCTGTATCATCCTCAGAAAGCTGTTGCTGTCCCCCTCCAGATGTGTTGCAGCACCAGGATCAGTAAGATTAGTGCTGGTGAAAAGGAGCAGGTCTGTGACCAGTAAcctttctcctctctcactCTAGCAATCTGCGCATCGTGCGGGTCTCAGAAGTTTCATTCGCTATGGCTGGCGCTGGAGCTGGAGAGTAGCAGCTTTTGTGGCAATATTCAAGTAAGTGTTTTCTTAGTAGTAGtagtgggaggaaaaaatggctTAAGTTTGAACATTAGTGGCAAGGAGCCTTCAATGTGTGCAGTTTGTTTGGAGACTCCTCATGACATCCTGAGGTTCAAAATGCCGTGTTAACAGTGAGTCTGACTGAGTCTGATTGATAAGGTGGAAGCATGAGGAGGatttaagcttttttaaaattatcccAGTGTTCTGATGaaccaacacaaaaacaaaacactgggaAAGCCCTTTTTGTTACATCGAATCCATACCATTATTGACTTGAACAGTGCTCTTCCTAGTACTTACTGGCTTATTTCTGCTTGTGCTTTATCTCTTCAGTTTgatgtatttttgcatttttctctgggAGAGTATTACAGTGTGTTGGCTGTTCCGGAGCAGCTTTCTATCCCACgctaatttttctcctttttgttatATCTGATTACTCCTAGTTTGCATACAGTAGCATTACTCACAATTCTTTGTACTTGTCCTCAAGTACTTGCAGATGATTGTCTTGTTATTACGCAGTCATTGATCATCAGACATACCATATGTATGTACCACTTTAGTCCTTCAAATTTTCCTACACAAATAATGCACAGGTAGTGTTCcacttctctgatttttctcccCAGGACGTGTCAGTGTATTTCTGACAATACAGTGTCAAACTAGGCATGCTCTTCCAAATAAAGCCCTTTAAAACAAGCAATATCTCCTTCTCTGTCCTGGAAAGTGGTAAATATTCATGTAGTTCTAGACCTGTACTAACTGTATCTCTAGGTATGTTGTGTTCAAGATCCCCTTTAGGTTTTCAAATACCAGCAATATTGACTAGCATTATTTCCCAGTAAGCTGGctttatatttctgtctttcttcctaGTTTTGtacctttctgtatttcttccttgGTTACTCTTGTGTTTTGTCTCCTTTTGCTGTGATATCTCATCTTGGGTTTCATTAgcatgctgtttgctttctctcagGACTTTTGATTACTTTAGATTTTTCTGGCCTAGACTTGCAACCTCACTGTTGTCCACCAGATGTCTCCCCTGCAATCAGATCCATCGTCCTTTTTCACTACCCCTTTGTAAAAAGCTTTGAAAGGAGGTATTTGCCACTCAGTGTTAATTGTTTCCATAAAGTCCAAGTTGAAGATTTTGTCCTGAAATTGTGCGAATTTCaagtttcatgttttaaaaacagtttttaagcTTTACTTATACAAAGGCTACGCTGCCATGACAGCATTGGTAAAGAGAGGAAGATTGCTCTTGACTTGTTGATGTCATGCAGAGGCTTGCTGATATGCTGGGAAGGATGTGACTGCTGAACTGAGAACAGAGAGTGGTTTGGGGCTTAGTTAATGTTTTTGGAGAAGATGGTGTGTCTATCCTGGCTGGAAACCTCATGCTTCAAGAGAGGGTGACCCTGCTGATGCCACGAATATGATTCAGCTCTGGTGTTACCTGTATAACTGACTGACTGATAGGACCTTTGCATTGCTCAGTTCCTTTTAGACTTGAATATATGATGGATTTAAAAGAACATATatcttttatttacaaaaagaaaaaaggaatatcCAAAATCCAGGTCCGGAGGTGGTACTCCCCTGCCTCTGGCTGTACAGCTGCATGCAGTGAAGTTACAAAAGTCAAGGCATTTGTGGTTGGTGTGTGCGTGCTCTGGACAGATTGGGAACAAGGCAGTTAGAAGCATCCTGAGGGTGGGCTTAATGAAATCCAGCTTCATTTCAAGCTGTGGTTTGCTACCTGCCCTGTTCACGTGTAGCTGCTGACTTCTTCTGTGCCTTATCCTTCCAGCTCTGTGAGCGCCAGTCTGTCTGCGTACCGCAATAAAACCACCGTCGGTAATTATGCTACAGCAGGAGGTGAGACTGCTATATCTTTGTGTGCTTCTCTGTTTTGGAGCAGAAGttgtaaacaaaatattctaAGCAGGAATCCATCTCTCTTGGGTTTCAGCAGATCTGTAGCTTCGGGGGTTTGCTTCCTGTTCTGCTGAGTGCCTTTGTGACTTTGCTCAGCTGCTGTCTGCCAGTGTAACAGAGAGATACCAGTGCATTTCTGAAACCATTCAGGAGTTCTGTGGTTATTAGTTCATCTTAAATACTTGTTGTAGTTTCTGTGTGAAAAATGCTTGCATGGCCTAAATGCAACATGTAGTGCATAACCTGCTCT
This genomic window from Cygnus olor isolate bCygOlo1 chromosome 1, bCygOlo1.pri.v2, whole genome shotgun sequence contains:
- the TIMMDC1 gene encoding complex I assembly factor TIMMDC1, mitochondrial, whose product is MADGFGRPAPPPQTGWERLRELWSRDDQQQYPEEVVNIIKSAFTGGVVGWVYGGVPAFHQARRAFIERSQGELFQNQADAVQSAHRAGLRSFIRYGWRWSWRVAAFVAIFNSVSASLSAYRNKTTVGNYATAGAFTGALFRMHLGLQGLAGGFIFGTAFGIPAGGLIMFIQKLAGETLQEKRNRERREQYEQKLAEWQSRLSVTEVLGQMESNTLEGPQMETAKESRSC